In Streptococcus porcinus, the genomic window TCGCCGCCCCGCAGAAAATGTTAAAGAAGCTATTCAATGGGTAAATATTGCGTTCATGGCTGTCTGCCGTGTTATCAATGGTGCTGCAACTTCCCTTGGACGTGTGCCAATTGTCCTTGATATCTTCGCAGAACGTGACCTTGCTCGTGGAACATTTACCGAATCAGAAATTCAAGAATTTGTTGATGACTTTGTTCTTAAACTACGTACAGTAAAATTTGCTCGTACTAAAGCTTATGACGCTCTTTACTCAGGTGACCCAACATTCATTACAACTTCAATGGCCGGTATGGGTAACGATGGTCGTCACCGTGTTACTAAGATGGACTACCGTTTCTTGAACACTCTTGACAATATCGGTAACTCTCCAGAGCCAAACTTGACTGTTCTTTGGACTGACAAGTTGCCAGAATCATTCCGTCGCTACTGTATGAAAATGAGCCACAAACATTCTTCTATCCAATATGAAGGTGTAACAACAATGGCAAAAGAAGGTTACGGCGAAATGTCATGTATTTCATGTTGTGTATCACCACTTGACCCTGAAAATGAAGACAAACGTCACAATATCCAGTACTTTGGTGCTCGCGTAAACGTGCTTAAAGCCCTCCTTACTGGTCTTAACGGTGGTTACGATGATGTTCATAGAGACTACAAAGTATTTAACGTTGTTGAACCAATCACATCAGAAATCCTAAACTATGATGAAGTTATGGCTAACTTTGAAAAATCTCTTGACTGGTTGACAGACACCTATGTAGATGCCCTTAATATCATTCACTACATGACTGATAAATACAACTATGAGGCAGTTCAAATGGCTTTCTTACCTAGTCACCAACGCGCTAATATGGGATTTGGTATCTGTGGGTTCGCTAATACCGTTGATACACTATCAGCAATTAAATATGCAACTGTTAAAACAATACGCGACGAAAATGGTTACATCTACGACTACGAAGTTATCGGTGATTTCCCTCGTTATGGTGAAGACGATGACCGTGTAGATGATATTGCTAAATGGTTGATGGAAGCTTACCATACTCGTCTAGCTAGCCACAAACTTTATAAGAATGCTGAAGCTTCTGTTTCTCTTCTTACAATCACTTCAAACGTTGCTTATTCAAAACAAACTGGTAACTCCCCAGTCCACCGTGGTGTTTTCTTGAACGAAGATGGTACTGTGAATACAAGTAAAGTTGAGTTCTTCTCACCAGGTGCTAACCCATCTAACAAAGCAAAAGGTGGTTGGTTGCAAAACCTTAACTCACTTGCTAAATTAGAATTCTCTCATGCTAACGATGGTATCTCATTGACTACTCAAGTGTCACCACGTGCCTTAGGTAAAACATTCGATGAACAAGTTGATAACTTAGTTACTGTTCTTGATGGGTATTTCGAAAACGGTGGCCAACATGTCAATTTGAATGTCATGGATCTTAATGATGTTTACGATAAGATTATGGCAGGTGAAGATGTTATCGTTCGTATCTCAGGATATTGTGTCAATACTAAATACCTCACACCTGAACAAAAACAAGAATTGACACAACGTGTCTTCCATGAAGTTCTCTCAATGGATGATGCTGCTGAAGCTATCTCAGGAAAATAATTTTTTCTAAAAAGAAACAATGTCTATTGACATTGCTTCTTTTTTAGTTAAAATAGTTTTATGATTATCAAACAAACCCGAAATACCTTATCAAAAACGTACATTGATGCTGTTAAAATCCGTCAGACAGTATTCGTTGATGAACAAAAGGTACCCGCATCACTTGAGATTGATAAAGATGAAGCGCATTGTCTTCACTTTACAGTATATCACGATGATGGCAGACCATGTGCAACTTGTCGTATCCTGCCAAGTAAAAAGGATAGCACCGTTACCTTACAACGCATGGCCGTTTTGTGTGACTTTCGTGGAGAACAGATTGGACAAACCTTGATGACTTATGTGATAGACTATGCTCATATTCAAGGTTTTGAAAAAATTGTTTTGCATGCACAGTTATCGGCCCAACCTTTTTATGAAAAGCTTGGATTTTCACCAATCGGTGCTATTTTTGAAGAGGCGGGTATTAAACACATTACTATGGAAAAAACTATTTAAAAAAACTCTAGACATGACCTGTCTATCAAATATTCAAAAAACTCCTCATCTTATTGAGGAGTTTTATACTTTCCTATTAATTAAGAATCTTCGTCCAACGATTCTCTTCAAACGCTTGCCTTATAACAGCCATTAAGGCATCACGCTCTTTAATCCATTTTGCTCTCTCATCTCTGTCATAGGTACGGTTAGTGAGAAAAATAGCTGCTTCTTGATTTTGGTTATACATGATAAAAGTTCCAGTATAACCTGTATGATCTAGATAACCTTTATCCAAGCGCCAAGCTAAAGATCGTTCTTTTTTCTGATTACTATAATTTTGGAAAAGCCTAGCTGAAAAGTCATCTTGCATGTAATGTTCAAGAAAGATCTCCATATCTTTAAGGGTAGAAAAAAGTCCAGCTGACCCAGCATGTTTTCCCAACACCTTAGCCTTAGGATCATGGACAATACCGTCATTTATCCCTTTTACAGTCGGTACTGCACCAACTCTTGGACCAAAGCTCGTTTCAGACATACCAAAGGGCTTAAAAATGTAATTAAAAAAAAGTTGATCTAAAGGCTTATCTAGTAATTTCTCCAACATAAAGCCTAGTAAGAGAAAATTGACGTCAGTGTAGCGAAATGTTTTATCACTCGTCACTTTTAAGTGGTTAAGTGCCTCTCTAAGCTGTGCTACATCAAGGTGATTCCTGTTTGGGATATAGGGGTCTAAACCGCTAGTATGAGTTAAAAGCTGCCGCACAGTAACCTCATTACTGCTAAAATCGGGGTAGTAAAACTGCAATGGTCTATCCAGCTCTAAAGCTCCGCTATTAACCAAAAAAATAGATAAAGTCCCAACACCCACTACCTTGGAAACACTCGCTAAATCGTAAGCTAAATTGGCTCTAACAGGTTCTGTGCCATCAATAGTTCCCAAATAATACTCTTGCCATTTCCCGTGCTGAAAAAGAGCTAAACTCGCTCCTGGGTATAGCCCTTTAGAAATCTGCTTTTGAATAAAATCGGTAACTTTTGACATCATTTAGTAAACCAGATCTCAATAAGGCTTGGGTCGGAAACCACTAATATCTTTTCCTTAGGATCCAAATAGACACTCACATTCTTTTCTTCTAAAGAAAGCTTTAAGGTCGCTAAGTCGTAGTCATTTGGTACTTTCACTTCTAAAATCTCTAAATCCCACGTTATATGTGGCTCAATAGCTAGGTCTGGACCTTCTTTTTCAACAAAATCCATCGTTATTGGGAAATCCCCTTCAAAAATATCTTGGTAAAAAGAACGCGACACTTGCTCTTCTAGGACATTAAGAATAACTGTTTCAAAGGTAAAATCAGTTAACCCTAGAAAACCTTCCTCTGCTACCAATTCTGGTAAGTCAGTGACCTCTAATTGTCTGATATCATCCTCAGCATGTAATAAGAATCGGTCACCTTCTGGCGATAAAACTTCAAAGGCATATCCATTACGACCAATGAAAAGTCTATCCGCAGCTGCACCATGTGCCAAAAGTTGCTCAATAGCTTTGGCATCACTGGTTTTTATGACAATAGTGTTAACTTTTTTAGGGCCCTCAACAGCACGTGTTCTAACAGAAGGTGACTCTTCAATGACAAAACGTTCATTACCTGATCCAAAGGAAGTAAAAATAGCAATAGCATTTTCCTCTGAAACTAATTTCAAACCTAGGTTTTGCTGGTAAAAATCGATATTTAATTGACGATTATTAACCCGCAAAACAGGTGTTAAAAAGACTGAATTTTCTAATATAGACATGTCTTCCTCCTAATCCTCTGTTATTATAGACGAAAAAGATTTTTTTGACAAGAAATTATGTGCTAACCTGCAATAACATTGACCTAAACCCTTTTTTTAGGTAGACTATTATCTATGCATGAACATTTAATCTTACACTTAATCCAAGTGTTGCTCATTCTAGCAATGCTTTTTATTTTAATAACTTTAATACGTCACTTTCGTCAGAACAAGATTAATCCCTTCAAACGTTTTTTAACTGGATTTTGGATTGGGCTCGTCACAGATGCTTTAGACACATTAGGAATTGGCTCTTTTGCCACAACTACAACTTTTTTTAAAGCAACAAAATTGGTTAAGGATGATAGTAAACTACCTGGAACTATGACTGCAGCACACGTTATCCCTGTTTTATTTCAGTCACTCTGCTTTATCTTTGTAGTTAAGGTAGAAGTTATCACCCTTGTTTCAATGGCTGCAGCAGCCTTTTTAGGAGCTTTTTGGGGAAGCCGTATTACAAAAAACTGGCATACTCCCACAGTTCAATTTATTTTAGGAGTACTATTGGTAATAGCGGCTGGTATTATGGTTTTCCGAATGATTTCTAATCCCGGTGACAACATTGTCCATTCTATGCATGGCTTGCATGGTATCTGGCTTGTTTTAGGTATCTGCTTTAATTTCATTATTGGTATTTTGATGACTATGGGGTTAGGCAATTATGCCCCTGAACTCATCTTCTTCAGCTTAATGGGTTTAAGCCCCGCCGTAGCCATGCCGGTGATGATGTTGGATGCCGCGATGATTATGTCCGCCTCTAGCCATCAATTTATAAAAGATAATCGTGTTTCTTGGGAAGGCTTTGCAGGTATTGTCAGTGGTGGTATTATTGGCGTTTTTCTAGCTGTCTTTTTCCTAACGAATTTACATCTAGATGCACTCAAGAAAGTTGTTGTTCTTATTGTTATAGCTACCGGAATCATGCTCATCCGATCTTCAATGTCTAAAAAAACCGAATCCAGATAGTACACATCACAATAAAAAACCTCCTTATCTGAAGTAAGACTGTCAAATAGGGAGGTTTTTTTATTATTTGATATAAAGTAGTTTAAAGATTGCAACTGCTAGAACAGCGGCTATAATTGGGCTAAGTACAGGTACCCACGCATACCACCATTTTGAATCACCTTTAGCTTGTCCAAGTACTGATTTAGGCAAGAAATGGTGAACGATACGAGGTCCAAGGTCACGAGCAGGGTTTAAACCTGGACCAGTGGGTCCGCCTAGGGAAGCCACAAGCGTCATTACAAGGAAACCAATCCCTAAATGGGCTACCGCTAAGCTACCTGAAGTGTAAGGAGCAACTTGTGTTTCAGCAACTGTTTTATCATAACCTGCCGCAACCAGTTTACCAACTAATTCTGAGCCAAAAAAGTTCTTGGTTAATGCTAAAGCTCCAAAGAAAAGCACAAATGATCCAGCAAACTCATTAGCAAAGCCATTAATAATAGCAGCTTTTTGGCTAGCTTTTGTTCCATCATCGAGGGCTGAAATAGTTGAGAAAGAGCCCAAGATTGGGTTTGGATTTTCTGTTTTACGGAAGTAAGGACCATAGACTCCGACAACGACAAGTTGACCAAACATAGCACCCAACATTTGTGCAACGATATAAGGAAGAACATGCGCCCAAGGGAATAGCCCTGATACTGCAAGTCCTAAAGTAAAGGCGGGATTGATGTGGTTTCCTGAAACGTTACCAAACATTAAAGCTGGCATCATAACCCCAAAACCATATCCTAGGGCAATGATAACCCAACCTGAATTATTGCCTTTAGTTCCTTTTAAGTCAACATTTGCAACTGCTCCATTACCTAAAATCAAAAGTAAAGCCGTTGCAAGAAATTCTGTGACGTACTTCACAGTCCATGTAACATCCATTTGTTTATACTTCCTCCAAGTGTTTAATAGTTTAGACAAGTACCATTTTATCAAGTATAATAGACAATGTAAAGCTGTAGAAAAAAATTAAAACGTTTACTTATTAGAAAGAATAGTTACAAAAATGAGATATAATCAATTTTCCTATATTAAACCACAATACTTAGAAGCCAAAAAAGATCTTGAAACTTTGGGTTTTGTCTTCAAGGATCAGCAAGACCCGAAATCCCTATTGAAAGTTTTTTTAGAACACTACTTTTTCCTCATAACTGATAAAGATTATCAATTAGCCAATATGATTTCCGACCAAGATACTGATTTGGCAAGTTTCTTTCAATCTGATCAACCTTTGTCAGAAGCAATCTTTCAACTTGTAGCCTTGCAATTGCTCGGATTTGTTCCTTTTTTTGATTTTCAAGATAGTGACCGCTTTGCAAAAGAAATTAGCTTCCCAGTGGCCTATAATGAAACAGAATTCTTACTGAGTCTTCACCATTTGCTCGCTTGTCGTAACAAATTGGGAATGACTTTATTTGATGATTTAGTAAGTAAAGGCATTATCCCTCAAGATAACGACTATCATTTCTTTAATGGTAAATCATTGGCTACCTTTGATACTAACAATCTGATAAAAGAAATCGTCTATGTGGAAGCTCCTGTTGACACAGACTGTGATGGTTATAAGGACTTGATTAAAGTTAATATTTTGAGACCAAGAACACAACATAAAATTCCAAGTATGATGACACCTAGCCCTTACCATCAAGGTGTCAATGAAGTGGCTAATGATAACAAATTACATCGAATGGAAACTGAGCTTATGCTCAAAAAAGCTCATAGAATCGAGGTAGAGACTCGAAACATTCAAACAAAAAAAGAGGAATATCCAACTCTTCCTAAAAGTCAAGCTACTGAGCACTTCTCTTTCATTGATTCCTATAGCCTAAACGACTACTTCCTAGCTCGTGGTTTTGCTAATATCTATGTATCAGGAGTGGGGACAGCAGGTTCAGACGGCTTCATGACCTCAGGGGATTATCTACAAATCGAAAGTTTTAAAGCTGTTATTGATTGGCTAAATGGCCGAGCAATAGCCTATACTAGCCACAAACGCGAAGCTCTTGTGGAAGCCAACTGGGCAAATGGTAAGGTCGCAACCACAGGTAAATCTTACTTAGGAACCATGTCAACAGGCTTAGCCACAACAGCTGTTGATGGTCTAGAAGTTATCATCGCAGAAGCCGCTATTTCTTCGTGGTATGACTACTACCGTGAAAATGGCCTCATCTGTAGCCCTGGCGGTTATCCAGGCGAAGATCTAGATGTTTTAACCGAGTTGACCTATTCTCGCTCACTTCTAGCGGGAGATTACCTAAGACAAAAAGAGAAGTATCGTGCACAATTAAAACAGCAAACTGAAGCGCTAGACCGTGCAAGTGGCGATTATAATCAATTTTGGCATGATCGAAACTACCTTCCCCATGCTAAAAACGTGACATGTGAAGTAGTCTTTACCCATGGTTTACAAGACTGGAATGTTAAACCAAGCCATCTTTACCACATCTTCAACGCCCTGCCTGAATCGGTTGCAAAACACGCCTTTTTACATCATGGTCAACATGTTTATATGCATAATTGGCAATCTATTGATTTCAGAGAATCGATGAATGCTCTTTTAAGCAAAAAACTCTTGGCTCAAGCTAACCATTATCACTTACCAAGTCTCATCTGGCAAGACAACCAGCAGATTCAATCATGGCAAACACTTGAACAATTCGGGGCATCAAATACCCATACTTTTACAATCGGACATGGCCAACAAACCATTAGTAACCGTTATTCTGATGATGTTTTTACCAGCTATTGTAAAGACTTTAAAATCTTTAAAAAAGAGTTATTCTCTGGCAAGGCAAATGCCCTTACGCTAGAGATCGTACTTGATCGAGACGTTCACCTTAACGGAAGAACATGCTTACATCTGCGTGTCAAATCTTCTATTAATAAAGGCCTTCTTTCTGCTCAGCTATTAGATAAGGGAACTAAGAAACGCTTCGGTGATACACCGAGTGTGGTTGAGCTAGCTTCTATTGACAATGGGCAAAATTTTGCACGTGAGGATCTAAAAGAACTACCATTTACTGCTAGTGACTATCGCGTAGTCACAAAAGGGGTAATCAATTTACAAAATCGTCATGACTTGCTTACAGTTGAAGATGTTTTACCAGACCAATGGATGACTTTGGATTTCCATTTACAGCCAAGTATATATCGCTTTAAAGCAGGAGATAAGCTCCATTTGCTTCTATACACCACTGATTTCGAACATACCGTTAGAGATGACAGTGATTATCAAATAGTGGTTGACTGTGAACAATCCTCTGTGGAATTTCCTGTTGAAGCCTAGTTAATAAGGCAAACTGATGCCCCTTAAGGAGAAAAAATGAAATCATTTGCACAAGAAAACTATGGAAATAGCCATCACTTTTGGTACCAGGCCGATACCTTTCAAGAACATAATTATGGCTCAATTTTCAACCATCAAACTGACTGGCTAGAACAGTTGCAAATCGTTATTAAAAAAGATTTAAGCAAATTTTCCCAAGAGGATGATTTTTACTGGTATTTTGGAGAAAGCTTAGATAACATACCTTTAATGGTACGTTATAAGAATGGTCAGTATAATGTCCAAATTAACCTCAAAGATTTTGATTTCGCATTACATTTAGATGCTATTTTAGCTTGGAAAGAAAGTTTAATCACCCTCTTAGTGGCAAATAAAGCCTTATAAGTGCTGGTTTTCAATTGAAAAGTTAGTCAGATAGTAGTACTATCTATTATAAGCAACAATTGCCAATAACAGATATAAAAAGACAAACTTCATAGCCGAGGTTTGTCTTTTTTATTTTATATAGAAAAGCAATTTCATTTCATAAAAACCGAATCGTCACCCAAAAAAATATCATCAACCGAAACCGATAGTATCTCTGCTATTAAGCATAATTTTTCGTATTTTGCTCGCCTTAACATAGATACATCTTTTTCATATCTAGCAATTGTCCGAATAGAAATCCCTGTCTGGCTAGCAAGCTCTTCTTGTGTAAAGTTACGAGAACGTCTAATTTCTCTCAAAGTTAATTTAGACACTTAGCACCTCCAAAAATATTTTTAATTAAACCTTTATGATAACAACATTATAAACTTCGGTTTTTATGAAGTCAAGTTTTTCCTGTACTTTTAGGCAAGTTTTTAAAAAATATTTTGAAAAACTGCCATTTATGGTAAGATAGTAGATATAATCTGACAAAGGAGTCTGCTTTATGCCAACACAAAAGTCTTATTTCCCAAGCAATTTAAAATATCTCAGATTAGAAAAAAAGATGGAGCAACTAGAGCTTGCCCATAAAATTGGACGCAAAAGTGCTTCGACTATTAGTGAATGGGAAAATGGCAAATATACCCCAAAGCAAGATATACTTCTCAAGGTCGCTGATCTTTTTCAGGTTGATATCAACACTCTAGTCTACATTGACTTGGTCAATGAAGGGAACTATCATTATAGTCAGGTCAATAACAATGATATTTCATACATCTCAGAACATTTAGACCCTAAACTTATGGAAGAATGGATTCACTTGGGAAAACATTTACTAGAAGAACAGAATAAAAAAACCACTGAAGACTAGTTACCAGTCCTAGTTATGTAACTAATCTTCATTCAAAGACAAACTCTGAATACTGGTTTGTCTTTTTTTATACTAATCTATGTGTTTAAATACCACAATAATGAGATGTTAGTTTTAGCCCTAATGAGTTTCACATCTTTGTTCTCACTAGTTTTTCATTCCCTAGCATAAAAAACTAAAAGTGTTCCAAAACTGTTCCAAATCTTCACTTGACTTGTTGTAAGCCTTTTCATTTGATAGAATGGGGGTAACAAAAGCAAAGGAGAAAGTCTATGGCCACCATCAATTGTTTCCCAAAAGAGAGCATTCGAAAAGATAATTCTCATTTCTCAGAAACCAAAGCATTAATTGAAACAGCTTTTTATGGTAATAATGTAAAGATGATTAAGAGTTTAGAGGAAGCCTACAATTTAGCTTTCAATGCGCCAAATACAATCGTTTTAGACCAAACTGTTTCGCATCCCCATGATTTAGGCTTACCAACGGACGCTAAAGTACTGTTAGCTAACAGTGGGGCTATCGTTGGTAGAACCGCAAAAGCTAGACGACTTTCTGGAGAAAATCCCAAAGAAGATTGCCAAATTGCAGCCATTTTAAGAGAAGTTCTTTATCAAAGTGGTTTTAAACCTTTTATTTCAGGGCAAGCTGTGGTAGGTTTGGATCAACAATTTATGGTTAAAGCACATATTATGATGCCCGAAAATGAAAGTAACAATCTGTATTCTTGGTTACTAAATTTTCAAATTTTAAATGACCATTATCAAGAACTCCTTAAAAAATCTCAAGCTTTAGAAGAAAATGATATTTACATTTATTTCAACCCTGATTGGTCTCACCCTGACTATCCCCAAGGTTTAGCCTACTTTGATAAAGACCACAATGTGGCAGCTATCTTAGGTTTGAATTATTTTGGTGAAATTAAAAAAGCAACACTGACTCTAGCATGGGCAATTGCTGCGCGACATGATTATGTAGCTTGCCACGGTGGCCTAAAAGAATTCAAAAATGGCAGAGAAACTTATGTTGCTTCCTTCTTTGGTCTATCTGGCTCTGGAAAATCAACCTTGACACACGCTAAACACAATGGTAAATACCCCATTCAAGTGCTTCATGATGATGCCTTTATTATTTCAACGAAAGACGGTTCTTCTGTCGCCTTAGAGCCAGCTTACTTTGATAAAACAAGTGACTATCCAGCAGGGCACACTGAACAAAACTACTTCTTAACTGTTCAAAATTGTGGCGTTACGTTGGATTCTGATGGCAATAAAGCGCTAGTCACTGAAGATATCCGCAATGGAAATGGTCGGACTGTTAAATCCCGCTTTGCAACACCGGACCGAGTAGATTGTATTCATGACCCCATTTCAGCTATCTTTTGGATAATGAAAGACGATTCTCTACCACCTTTAGTGAGAGTTTCTAATCCTATTATGGCTACTGCTTTAGGTTGCACACTGATGACTAAGCGCTCCAATGCTGAAAATGCAACGGGTGATTTGGGAACTTTAGTTATTGAACCTTATGCTAACCCTTTTCGTATCTATTCCTTACAAGAAGATTTTGAAAAATTTTATCAACTCTTTACTTCAGGTGTTGATTGTTACATTATCAATACCGGTGACTTCTTAAACCAAACTATTGATAAGCAAACGACTTTATCCTGCATTGAGGCTATTGTTGATCAAACTGCAAACTTTAAAAGCTTTGAAAAAGTTCCTGATTTTTCTTACTTACAACTGGATAAGTTTACGATTGATGAAAATAATGCTAATTATCGTGCTTTGCTAAAAGAAAGAATGGCTTTTCGTCTTAATTTCTTGAAAGACTTGTTTGATGAAAATAAAGAAAATACCCACATAGAGCAAAGTGTCCTTAAGTTAGAAAAGATAATAGCACATTTAAGCTAACAAAAAACATTAAGTGATCTAAGATCACTTAATGTTTTTTTAGCTTAAATCAATACTAACAGACACTTCTTGAATCGGAACATCATAGAAAGGATCTTCTCTTCGACCTAAGAAATCTTGAGCTTGTTTAGGGAATGAAGCATAACTGAGAACGTCTTCCTCACTTTTAGCATACTGTGCAATGTCCTCGCGTAAGCTTGGAAGTTGAGGCTCAATGAGGTCTGCAGGCCGGATAGTGATAACTTCTTCATCACCAATAATTTTTTCCTTAATGCCTGCTGCTAGAGGTGCTGGCGGCCTTCCATAAAGGCCACGAACGTAATCTTTAATCTCATTTGGAACAACTTTAAATCGTTCCCCTGAAATGACATTCATCAAAGCCTGAGTTCCCACCATTTGTGATAATGGCGTTACCAATGGTGGATAACCCAAGTCTGCTCGGACCCGAGGTACTTCTGCTAAAACGTCCTCATATTTATCAGCTAAGCCTTGTTCTGTTAACTGGCTTAATAGGTTAGATAGCATCCCACCTGGTACTTGATAAATCAGGGTTTTAGGTTCTATATCTTTTACTTTTGGATTCAGCAGCCCCTCCGCACGGAAATGATCACGCACTGTGTTAAGATGCGCAGCTACTTTTTCAACCTCTTTTAAGTTAATACCTGTTTCAAAACCTAGATCTTCAAGGCCCATAACCACTGATTCGGTTGCGGGTTGGCTTGTCCCACCAGCAAATGAAGATACCGCTGTATCAATAATATCAGCACCAGCTTCTGCAACCTTGAGATAAGTCATTTCTGAAATACCACTGGTTGCATGAGTGTGGATTTCAAGTGGTAAATCCACTACTGCCTTAATACCTTTGACCAAATCGTAACCTGTTTGCGGGGTAAGGACTCCAGCCATATCTTTGATACATATCGAGTCTGCACCCATTTGCGCATACTCTTCTGCCAATTTAACAAAGTAGTCGACAGTGTGAACAGGACTTGTAGTATAAGAAATTGCAACCTGCGCATGTCCTCCAAATTCCTTGGTAGACGCTACAGCTGTTTGCAAATTCCTAGGATCGTTTAAAGCATCGAAAATCCGAATAATGTCAATCCCATTTTCAATCGATTTTTGGACAAAGGATCTGACAACATCATCGGCGTAATTGCGATAACCTAACAAATTTTGACCACGTAATAGCATTTGTAATTTCGTTTTCTTGACTGCCTTACGGATGGTACGTAGACGCTCCCAAGGATCTTCATCTAAAAATCGAAGACATGAGTCAAAAGTTGCACCTCCCCAGACCTCCAAGGCATGATAGCCAGCATTGTCTAAGTTTTCTAAGATCGGTAGCATTTGTTCTGTTGTCATACGTGTTGCAATTTGACTTTGTTGTCCATCTCTAAGAACTGTTTCCGTAATACGGACTTTTGTCATTTTATTCCTCCTTAGTGTGACTAATTGTTGAAGCGATGATTTGCTGAATAGCTTTCTGCATGTCTTCTATGCTGTGTTTACGAGAACGTCCACATACTTTAGCATCCTCCGAGCAGACATAGCATCTTCTAGTTGGTAGACCAAGATCTTGGCGGCTAATAGACTGCAAATGTCCATCTGCTAAGGTAAGCACATCAAGATCAAATAGCCTCCCTAAAGGGTTTTCCGTTTCAAGAGCAATCATTCTTTCTTTCAGAGAAGTTGCTGATAAATTAGTTAAAAGATAGTACTCAGCTCCTGTTTTTAAAGGGAGATACATGTCATAGGAAATGTCTTGGTCAGCTAATTTTGCCTGAACGACGGCTATCATCTCTTCAAATAATGCTAATAGTTGCGGTGATGTTTTTATTGGTCCTGGAATATTCATTGTTACCGATAGGAGATTAGTGTCGGTATTTTCTTTTAATAAAGAGAAATGTTGGAAACTTCGTTGCTCTCTAGCTTCCATCATCTCTTCCAAACTTATTTTTTCACCAGCAAATAAATCATCATTAGACATTATGGACAACATCAATCAAACTTCCATCACGATATTCAATTAAGGCAACTACTTTATCTCCATATTGGATAGCATCAGGTTGACCAACGATGGCATAAGCTTTGTCTTTCAACTCTTGAATTGTCAATTGTGGTACTTTTAAATCTTTAAAATGTTCTATTAAATCAGGTCTATTGGGATTAATAGCTATGCCAATCTCAGTAACAATGACATCAACACTTGTTCCGGGAGTGATGACCGTGTTAACTTGGTCTACAAAGGTTGGAATGCGACCACGCACCAGTGGTGAAATCACTAAGCTCATTTTCGCAGCAAATGCGGT contains:
- a CDS encoding Xaa-Pro dipeptidyl-peptidase — its product is MRYNQFSYIKPQYLEAKKDLETLGFVFKDQQDPKSLLKVFLEHYFFLITDKDYQLANMISDQDTDLASFFQSDQPLSEAIFQLVALQLLGFVPFFDFQDSDRFAKEISFPVAYNETEFLLSLHHLLACRNKLGMTLFDDLVSKGIIPQDNDYHFFNGKSLATFDTNNLIKEIVYVEAPVDTDCDGYKDLIKVNILRPRTQHKIPSMMTPSPYHQGVNEVANDNKLHRMETELMLKKAHRIEVETRNIQTKKEEYPTLPKSQATEHFSFIDSYSLNDYFLARGFANIYVSGVGTAGSDGFMTSGDYLQIESFKAVIDWLNGRAIAYTSHKREALVEANWANGKVATTGKSYLGTMSTGLATTAVDGLEVIIAEAAISSWYDYYRENGLICSPGGYPGEDLDVLTELTYSRSLLAGDYLRQKEKYRAQLKQQTEALDRASGDYNQFWHDRNYLPHAKNVTCEVVFTHGLQDWNVKPSHLYHIFNALPESVAKHAFLHHGQHVYMHNWQSIDFRESMNALLSKKLLAQANHYHLPSLIWQDNQQIQSWQTLEQFGASNTHTFTIGHGQQTISNRYSDDVFTSYCKDFKIFKKELFSGKANALTLEIVLDRDVHLNGRTCLHLRVKSSINKGLLSAQLLDKGTKKRFGDTPSVVELASIDNGQNFAREDLKELPFTASDYRVVTKGVINLQNRHDLLTVEDVLPDQWMTLDFHLQPSIYRFKAGDKLHLLLYTTDFEHTVRDDSDYQIVVDCEQSSVEFPVEA
- a CDS encoding helix-turn-helix domain-containing protein, encoding MSKLTLREIRRSRNFTQEELASQTGISIRTIARYEKDVSMLRRAKYEKLCLIAEILSVSVDDIFLGDDSVFMK
- a CDS encoding helix-turn-helix domain-containing protein gives rise to the protein MPTQKSYFPSNLKYLRLEKKMEQLELAHKIGRKSASTISEWENGKYTPKQDILLKVADLFQVDINTLVYIDLVNEGNYHYSQVNNNDISYISEHLDPKLMEEWIHLGKHLLEEQNKKTTED
- a CDS encoding phosphoenolpyruvate carboxykinase (ATP); protein product: MATINCFPKESIRKDNSHFSETKALIETAFYGNNVKMIKSLEEAYNLAFNAPNTIVLDQTVSHPHDLGLPTDAKVLLANSGAIVGRTAKARRLSGENPKEDCQIAAILREVLYQSGFKPFISGQAVVGLDQQFMVKAHIMMPENESNNLYSWLLNFQILNDHYQELLKKSQALEENDIYIYFNPDWSHPDYPQGLAYFDKDHNVAAILGLNYFGEIKKATLTLAWAIAARHDYVACHGGLKEFKNGRETYVASFFGLSGSGKSTLTHAKHNGKYPIQVLHDDAFIISTKDGSSVALEPAYFDKTSDYPAGHTEQNYFLTVQNCGVTLDSDGNKALVTEDIRNGNGRTVKSRFATPDRVDCIHDPISAIFWIMKDDSLPPLVRVSNPIMATALGCTLMTKRSNAENATGDLGTLVIEPYANPFRIYSLQEDFEKFYQLFTSGVDCYIINTGDFLNQTIDKQTTLSCIEAIVDQTANFKSFEKVPDFSYLQLDKFTIDENNANYRALLKERMAFRLNFLKDLFDENKENTHIEQSVLKLEKIIAHLS
- a CDS encoding oxaloacetate decarboxylase subunit alpha — encoded protein: MTKVRITETVLRDGQQSQIATRMTTEQMLPILENLDNAGYHALEVWGGATFDSCLRFLDEDPWERLRTIRKAVKKTKLQMLLRGQNLLGYRNYADDVVRSFVQKSIENGIDIIRIFDALNDPRNLQTAVASTKEFGGHAQVAISYTTSPVHTVDYFVKLAEEYAQMGADSICIKDMAGVLTPQTGYDLVKGIKAVVDLPLEIHTHATSGISEMTYLKVAEAGADIIDTAVSSFAGGTSQPATESVVMGLEDLGFETGINLKEVEKVAAHLNTVRDHFRAEGLLNPKVKDIEPKTLIYQVPGGMLSNLLSQLTEQGLADKYEDVLAEVPRVRADLGYPPLVTPLSQMVGTQALMNVISGERFKVVPNEIKDYVRGLYGRPPAPLAAGIKEKIIGDEEVITIRPADLIEPQLPSLREDIAQYAKSEEDVLSYASFPKQAQDFLGRREDPFYDVPIQEVSVSIDLS